The genomic region GGTCCTTATCCACAACGGCTTCGATGCCGACGAGCGTCCCGTCCTCGGCGAGCGCGACGGGGATACCTCCGCCGCCGGCGACGATGACGATGACGCCACTCTCGAAAAGCCGAAGGATCACATCCTGCTCGATCAGACGAAGCGGCACCGGCGAGGGGACGACGCGCCGATACCCTCGATGCGCATCTTCCACGAGCGTGTATCCCTTGCGCTGCAACTCCTCGGCTTGCGCTGCCGTGTAGAACGGGCCGATGGGTTTGGTCGGCGAGTGGAGGCGGGGATCCTGCCGATCCACGACGACCTGCGTGAGGACGGTCGCCACCGGACGCTCGATGCCGCTCCGGCGGAGCAGATTGTGCAGGGTGCGTTGAATGAGATACCCCATCTCGCCCTGCGATTGAGCGACGCAGACATCGAGCGGCAGGTCGTAGGCTTTCCCCCGCGCCTCCTCGGCGCGGATGACGATGTTGCCGACCTGCGGGCCGTTACCGTGCGTGAGTGCGATCCGATGTCCGTCGCGGATCAACTCGACCACGCCGCCGAGCGATTCTTCCAGATTGGCGAGCTGCTCGGGGATCGTTCCGGCCTGGCCCGGTTTGATGAGGGCGTTGCCCCCCAGGGCGATGACGAGACGTTCGCTCATCAGGCGTTCACCGTTGTGAGGAAATCTCGAAGGACATCGCCGAGCGTCGGCGGACCGACTTCTTCCAGCTCATACGCGACGCGACAGGTGGGATGTCGAATCTGCAGGACGCGGCGCAGATCCACCGGCGTGGCCACGAGCACGACCTCGCACGGCGTGCCATTGATCGTCTCCTCCAGTTCGCGCATCTGCTCCGCGCCGTAGCCCATGGCCGGCAGTAGCGGTCCGATATGGGGATATTCGGCGAAGGTCTCGCGAATGCTCCCGACGGCGTAGGGACGGGGATCAACCAGCTCGCGCGCGCCGAACTGTCGCGCGGCGAGCACGCCGGCCCCATAGCTCATCTCGCCATGCGTCAGCGTCGGCCCGTCTTCGACGACGAGCACGCGCCGATCGCGAATCGCTTCGGGCGTATCCACGACGATCGGCAGGTTCGCCTCGATGACGAGCGCGTTCGGATTGAATGTGCGGATGTTGCGTCGCACAACGTCCACATCTTCGGGTCGCGCCGTATTGACCTTGCTGATGATGAGCACGTCGGCCCGCAGGAAGTTCACTTCGCCGGGAAAATACGCGCGTTCGTGTCCGGGCCGATGCGGATCCACGAGCACGATCTCCAGGTCGGGAACGAAGAAGGGGAGATCGTTGTTTCCTCCGTCCCAGATGAGAACATCGGCCTCTGCCTCCGCCTGACGCACGATGCGCGCGTAATCCACGCCGGCGTAGACGATCACGCCGTTGCGCAAATGCGGCTCGTATTCCTCCATCTCCTCGATGGTGCAGTTGTAGCGGCGAAGATCATCGAGCGTCTCGAACCGTTGCACGACCTGCTGGGAGAGATCGCCATAGGGCATGGGGTGACGCACGACGACGACGCGGCGCCCCATCTCGCGGAGCAGCCGGGCGATCTTGCGACTCGCCGGACTCTTGCCGCAGCCCGTGCGCACGGCGCAGACGGAGATGACGGGCCGGTTCGCCCGCAGCATGGTCGCCCGCGCGCCGAGCAACCGAAAGTCGGCGCCTCGCGCCAGCGCCCGCGCCGCCGCGTGCATGACGTGTTCGTGCGAAACATCGCTGTAGGAGAAAACGACCTGGTCAATCGCATGCTCCTCGATCAAGCGTTCCAGGTCCTCCTCCGGGTAAATGGGCACGCCGTCGGGATACAACTCGCCGGCCAGCTCCGGCGGATAGCGCCGCCCTTCGATGTTGGGAATCTGCGCCGCCGTGAAGGCGACCACCTCATACTGCGGGTTGTCCCGAAAAACGAGGTTGAAGTTGTGAAAATCTCGACCGGCCGCTCCCATGATCAGAACGCGCGTGCGCTTCATACGGTCGCTCTCCTCGGAAACCTCATCAAGCTTCTGAAGTGCTCCCTTGCCTTCACCCGGTTACTTCTCCGGCACCCGAAGACCGGCAGGGCTACTGCGCTTTTCCGGGACAAATCCGTAGCCAGATAAAAGCCACCGGTGAGGGGACGAGTCGGTGAATCCGGCCGCTTTCTTCATTCATCACCCACCTCCGTCTGCAAAAACGTCAACCGGCAGCTTCCCTGCCGGGTATTGTGCAAGATGCGTGCCGTACTGGGAGAGTTATACAACACCGAACCTGAATGTGAAAGATCAAATGCTTGGTCGGCGGCGGAGCGATCCCGAATGAAGGAGCACCAGCCGATTCCCGCAAGGGAGTCGAGTTCCCGTTGATTCTGCAAAAACCCTGCCTCCAGGACGGGCTGCGAAATCGTCTCGCTCTCCAAATCTCAGACGGATCGTTCGAGCACAAGCGTCCGTTCGATTCCCTGAAGATCTTTTACCACCTCAACCACCCGCCACACGGAGGCGTCAATGATCGCTTGAATCTGGCGATACTGGCCGTAGCCCATTTCGCAGATCAAAAAGCCCCCGGGAACAAGAAACCGAGGGCTTTCATGGAGCAGCCGTCGGTGAACCTCCAGCGGGTCTTCACCCGCGAACAAAGCAACGGCCGGTTCATACTCACGGACCTCGCGAGGCAGTGTGTCCGCCTCCTGCTCGGCGATGTAGGGGGGATTGGCGACGATGAAATCCGCCTGAATGGGCTGCTTCTGCTGTTGCAAGGCGGAGAACAGGTCGCTTTGCAGGAATTCGATGCGCTCGGCCACGCCATGCCGTTCGGCATTCCGTCGGGCTACAGCTAGGGCCGATTCGGAGATGTCCAGAGCCAGAAGATGAGCCGTTGGCAGATGAACGGCCAGGGCGATGGAAATGCAACCGGATCCCGTGCCGACATCAATGATGAGCGGCCGGGACGCGCGATTGCGCACGAGCACCTGCTCGACGATGAGTTCCGTTTCCGGTCGGGGGATGAGCACATCGGGCGTGACCAGGAAATCAAGACCGTAGAACTCTTGATGTCCGGTGATGTATTGCAGCGGTTCGCCTCGAGCCCGACGGGCCACAGCATCGCGGAACCGATGAAGTGTTTCTTCGGCCAGCACCTCTTCCGGTCGGGTCAGAATATAGATGCGATCCTTGCGCAGGATCTCGGCCAGAAGCGTCATCGCCGTCAAACGCGGTTCCGACACACCGGCGCGGGCGAGTTCCTCTGTGGCCGAGGCAACAGCCTGGCGAATCGTCACCATTGACGGCAGGGCGGGGATTA from Blastocatellia bacterium harbors:
- the arcC gene encoding carbamate kinase — its product is MSERLVIALGGNALIKPGQAGTIPEQLANLEESLGGVVELIRDGHRIALTHGNGPQVGNIVIRAEEARGKAYDLPLDVCVAQSQGEMGYLIQRTLHNLLRRSGIERPVATVLTQVVVDRQDPRLHSPTKPIGPFYTAAQAEELQRKGYTLVEDAHRGYRRVVPSPVPLRLIEQDVILRLFESGVIVIVAGGGGIPVALAEDGTLVGIEAVVDKDLASSLLATTLRADRLLDLTAVEKVKLNFGTPHERDIERMTLAEAQRYLAEGHFAPGSMGPKIEAAIAFLQRGGREVIITRPEVVLAAFRGHTGTHIYPE
- a CDS encoding cyclic 2,3-diphosphoglycerate synthase, translating into MKRTRVLIMGAAGRDFHNFNLVFRDNPQYEVVAFTAAQIPNIEGRRYPPELAGELYPDGVPIYPEEDLERLIEEHAIDQVVFSYSDVSHEHVMHAAARALARGADFRLLGARATMLRANRPVISVCAVRTGCGKSPASRKIARLLREMGRRVVVVRHPMPYGDLSQQVVQRFETLDDLRRYNCTIEEMEEYEPHLRNGVIVYAGVDYARIVRQAEAEADVLIWDGGNNDLPFFVPDLEIVLVDPHRPGHERAYFPGEVNFLRADVLIISKVNTARPEDVDVVRRNIRTFNPNALVIEANLPIVVDTPEAIRDRRVLVVEDGPTLTHGEMSYGAGVLAARQFGARELVDPRPYAVGSIRETFAEYPHIGPLLPAMGYGAEQMRELEETINGTPCEVVLVATPVDLRRVLQIRHPTCRVAYELEEVGPPTLGDVLRDFLTTVNA
- the prmC gene encoding peptide chain release factor N(5)-glutamine methyltransferase, producing the protein MVTIRQAVASATEELARAGVSEPRLTAMTLLAEILRKDRIYILTRPEEVLAEETLHRFRDAVARRARGEPLQYITGHQEFYGLDFLVTPDVLIPRPETELIVEQVLVRNRASRPLIIDVGTGSGCISIALAVHLPTAHLLALDISESALAVARRNAERHGVAERIEFLQSDLFSALQQQKQPIQADFIVANPPYIAEQEADTLPREVREYEPAVALFAGEDPLEVHRRLLHESPRFLVPGGFLICEMGYGQYRQIQAIIDASVWRVVEVVKDLQGIERTLVLERSV